In Vibrio japonicus, the following are encoded in one genomic region:
- a CDS encoding ParB/RepB/Spo0J family partition protein: MAIKTSDLNARLFGKANKRHVTTPQQAQQAAKEQAQVIELAVAGEDTVQFELIRIPANEVSENTIVFSENAREQSFLNEHALSDVLVTLRERGQQYPAVGRRREDGKIEVLDGSRRRMSCILAEKEFLIYVGENISGEHAKFLSDVANAHKPLSLFEKGKEMLAKLESGEAEDQKALAKMFQCSEALVSGALKAADLPLELLQAYPNVADLGRPTIVKLHKQYNTLNDEKRSVLLGKCESDDGFVWQRSSAQGVARITKDVTETIEAWIEELAPSKAKTVSKTDLVKGRASYVRKGNDLSLNLKKVDELLMQEILDFVSSKLK; the protein is encoded by the coding sequence ATGGCAATTAAAACTTCAGATTTAAACGCAAGATTATTTGGTAAGGCGAACAAGCGCCATGTAACAACGCCTCAGCAAGCTCAACAGGCTGCGAAAGAGCAGGCTCAAGTGATTGAATTGGCTGTTGCCGGTGAAGATACGGTTCAGTTTGAACTCATTCGTATCCCGGCAAATGAAGTCAGTGAAAATACCATCGTCTTTTCAGAAAACGCACGTGAGCAATCGTTCCTGAATGAGCATGCATTGTCGGATGTTTTAGTCACGCTCAGAGAACGCGGACAGCAGTACCCAGCGGTTGGTCGAAGAAGAGAAGATGGCAAGATTGAAGTCCTTGACGGTAGCCGCCGTCGAATGTCATGTATCTTGGCTGAAAAAGAGTTCTTAATTTATGTAGGCGAAAACATCAGTGGGGAACACGCTAAGTTTCTTTCTGACGTGGCAAATGCCCATAAGCCGTTGTCACTTTTTGAAAAAGGCAAAGAAATGCTTGCCAAGTTAGAGAGTGGGGAAGCGGAAGATCAGAAAGCTTTGGCGAAAATGTTCCAGTGCAGTGAGGCGTTAGTGAGTGGTGCACTGAAAGCTGCAGATTTACCTCTTGAGCTTCTTCAAGCGTACCCGAATGTCGCGGATTTAGGTCGTCCTACGATCGTGAAGCTTCATAAGCAGTACAATACATTAAATGATGAAAAGCGTTCTGTACTACTAGGAAAATGCGAGTCAGATGATGGCTTTGTTTGGCAGCGTAGTTCGGCGCAAGGTGTAGCTCGCATTACGAAGGATGTGACAGAAACAATCGAAGCGTGGATTGAAGAACTGGCTCCGAGCAAAGCAAAGACGGTCTCTAAAACAGATTTAGTGAAAGGTCGAGCAAGCTATGTTCGCAAAGGAAACGATTTGTCTTTGAATCTCAAGAAAGTCGATGAGTTACTTATGCAAGAAATTCTCGATTTCGTTTCGAGTAAGCTTAAGTAG
- the yegD gene encoding molecular chaperone — MFIGFDYGTANCSVAMMEQGEPRLLTLENDGIYIPSTLAAPTRESVAEYLFKFRDIKPLDSVGEQVLRRAIALNREECIDLEASDLAFGHSALDLYLQDPSETYYVKSPKSFLGASGLRDVQVSFFEDLVCAMMDNIKRNAETDAQACITDTVIGRPVNFHGRDSEAANQQAENILLKAAKRAGFKNIEFQFEPVAAGLEYEATLTENKTVLVVDIGGGTTDCSLIEMGPRWRGQSNRAQSLLAHSGQRVGGNDLDIALAFKQLMTPFGLGSKTTANIAMPHIQFWNPIAINSVDAQADFYSRSNLATLNQLKKEAQEPEKLARLLEVFHETLGYSIVRHAEEAKIALSEHPQYSVVMNLLSEQLEVDIHFEDMINAIESPKQKMAELVKEAVMQGRVQPDAIFMTGGSARSPILRSAVQETLPNIPVVSGNYFGSVTAGLARWAEVCFK; from the coding sequence ATGTTTATCGGATTCGACTATGGTACAGCTAACTGTTCCGTGGCAATGATGGAGCAAGGAGAGCCAAGACTTTTAACGCTCGAAAATGACGGTATCTATATTCCTTCGACACTGGCGGCTCCTACACGTGAATCCGTTGCTGAATACCTGTTTAAGTTTCGTGATATCAAACCGCTCGACAGCGTTGGTGAACAAGTTCTTCGCCGAGCAATTGCTTTAAACAGAGAAGAATGTATTGATCTAGAAGCATCGGATCTCGCATTTGGGCACTCAGCCTTAGATCTTTATCTTCAAGATCCTAGCGAAACCTATTACGTAAAATCACCGAAGTCTTTCCTTGGTGCATCTGGTTTACGAGATGTTCAGGTCAGTTTCTTTGAAGATCTGGTTTGCGCCATGATGGACAACATCAAACGAAATGCGGAAACCGATGCGCAAGCGTGCATCACCGATACAGTGATTGGTCGCCCTGTTAACTTTCATGGCCGAGACAGTGAAGCTGCAAACCAGCAAGCAGAAAACATATTACTCAAAGCCGCTAAACGGGCAGGCTTTAAAAACATTGAGTTCCAATTTGAACCTGTTGCTGCCGGACTAGAATATGAAGCGACACTGACCGAGAACAAAACCGTTCTTGTCGTCGATATCGGTGGTGGTACTACAGACTGCTCATTAATCGAGATGGGTCCACGCTGGCGAGGCCAATCGAACAGAGCACAAAGCTTACTCGCACATAGCGGTCAACGCGTGGGTGGTAACGATCTCGACATTGCATTGGCATTTAAACAGCTCATGACGCCATTTGGTCTTGGTAGTAAAACCACAGCAAACATAGCGATGCCGCATATCCAATTTTGGAATCCGATTGCGATTAACAGCGTAGACGCTCAAGCTGACTTCTATTCTCGCTCTAACTTGGCAACGCTAAATCAACTGAAAAAAGAAGCACAAGAGCCCGAAAAGCTGGCAAGATTATTAGAAGTATTTCATGAGACACTGGGCTATAGCATCGTACGACATGCTGAAGAAGCTAAAATAGCGCTGTCTGAACACCCGCAATATAGCGTTGTCATGAACCTGCTCTCAGAGCAATTAGAAGTTGATATTCACTTCGAAGACATGATCAACGCGATAGAGTCTCCAAAACAAAAAATGGCTGAGTTAGTCAAAGAAGCGGTTATGCAAGGTCGCGTTCAACCCGACGCGATATTTATGACAGGAGGCTCGGCACGCTCTCCTATCTTACGTAGCGCTGTTCAGGAAACACTACCCAATATTCCCGTCGTGAGTGGTAATTACTTCGGTTCGGTGACCGCAGGCTTAGCGCGCTGGGCAGAGGTTTGTTTTAAATAG
- a CDS encoding GNAT family N-acetyltransferase, which produces MVVTQKYIHQLFSAASADHHRYGVVLRGDREWQLEWLKQLANEKIGSHIFQLGGEVLSFTTKGVAISKGQQLLGQECQLLICDLSEGFDANSFSAAIGCVVGGGLVVILPNCSPSCSFDEQWLDRALEKLVVVRQHEALPKVPNCRPSSLEPYAQQNRAVEGVRKVIEGRRKRPLVITADRGRGKSSALGIAAAQLMQSRTMHIIVTAPSIATIQPVFEHALRLLPQAIGEKNKIRFEGSILEFVAPDELLRSTPYCDCIFVDEASAIPIPMLKKMVDHYHRAVFSTTVHGYEGCGRGFTLKFQAWLAKHRPGYNHIHLDQPIRWNVSDPLEDWHFDSFLLDAELDELGSTDTSDISLNHISKQQLFEQPQKLRSCFALLVNAHYQTSPNDLMLLLADETIQLYAAFAGDICVGCILTVQEGGLDSDTIAQIQLGKRRPKGHLVATTLANQLGVADAARLSSIRIMRIAVHPQRQNQGVGERLLSQLKEISSADFYSTSFGATSELVSFWKKCGFTPVKLGSTREQSSGTHSLIMVSAQDTWLNHVKCYFRQFMHFSLSSLFQDLEIDLVRALVDGDNSEVAHTHFIPLVENYTLGGASFDSVAPMLDSYWKSCPVLINSASDLVIRKLIQQYSWEQCAREFSLAGRKQVEQQLRSDLSVLLSPIIAYSNLHCKTQTSTPR; this is translated from the coding sequence ATGGTTGTCACCCAAAAATACATTCACCAGCTTTTCAGTGCGGCCTCCGCTGATCATCATCGCTACGGCGTTGTTTTACGCGGGGATAGGGAGTGGCAATTAGAATGGCTCAAGCAGCTTGCGAATGAAAAAATCGGTAGTCATATCTTCCAGCTAGGTGGTGAGGTGCTTTCTTTCACCACAAAGGGAGTGGCTATTTCAAAAGGTCAGCAGTTATTGGGACAAGAGTGCCAGCTTCTTATTTGCGATCTTAGTGAAGGTTTTGACGCCAATAGTTTTAGCGCTGCAATTGGGTGTGTTGTTGGGGGAGGGCTCGTGGTCATTCTGCCTAACTGCTCGCCTTCATGTTCCTTCGATGAGCAATGGTTAGATCGTGCATTAGAAAAGTTAGTCGTTGTTAGGCAACACGAAGCGCTACCCAAGGTCCCTAATTGCCGTCCCTCCAGTTTAGAACCTTACGCACAACAAAATCGAGCCGTAGAAGGCGTCAGAAAAGTTATCGAAGGTCGTCGAAAACGTCCTCTCGTTATTACAGCGGATAGAGGGCGAGGGAAGAGCAGTGCACTCGGAATCGCAGCCGCTCAACTTATGCAAAGTCGAACGATGCATATTATTGTCACTGCGCCAAGCATTGCTACTATTCAGCCAGTGTTCGAACATGCGCTTCGTCTATTACCACAAGCAATAGGCGAGAAAAACAAAATCCGTTTTGAAGGCTCCATTCTAGAGTTTGTCGCACCCGATGAATTACTACGTTCCACGCCATACTGTGACTGCATTTTTGTTGATGAAGCATCAGCCATCCCTATTCCTATGCTGAAAAAAATGGTCGATCATTATCACCGAGCAGTATTCTCTACAACGGTTCACGGATACGAAGGGTGCGGTCGAGGATTCACTCTTAAATTTCAAGCTTGGCTTGCGAAACATCGACCTGGCTATAACCACATCCACCTCGATCAACCGATTCGCTGGAACGTTTCTGACCCATTAGAAGATTGGCATTTTGATTCGTTTCTTTTAGATGCAGAACTCGATGAGTTGGGTTCTACAGATACAAGTGATATCTCTTTGAACCACATCAGCAAGCAGCAGTTATTTGAACAACCTCAAAAGTTGCGTTCTTGCTTTGCGTTGTTGGTGAACGCCCATTATCAGACTTCCCCCAATGATTTGATGCTTCTACTTGCTGACGAAACAATACAGCTTTACGCGGCTTTTGCTGGAGACATTTGCGTCGGTTGCATTCTAACGGTTCAAGAGGGCGGGCTAGATTCTGATACGATCGCCCAGATACAGCTAGGAAAACGTCGTCCAAAAGGGCACCTTGTTGCGACCACGTTAGCCAATCAGCTGGGTGTTGCCGATGCAGCTCGCCTGAGCAGTATACGCATAATGAGAATAGCTGTTCATCCTCAGAGACAAAACCAAGGGGTAGGGGAGCGGCTATTGAGTCAGCTTAAAGAGATAAGCTCTGCGGATTTCTATTCCACGAGTTTTGGAGCAACGAGCGAGTTAGTGTCGTTCTGGAAAAAATGCGGCTTTACGCCAGTCAAATTGGGCAGCACTCGAGAGCAGTCTAGCGGCACGCATTCTTTAATTATGGTATCAGCACAGGATACTTGGCTGAATCATGTGAAATGCTACTTCCGCCAGTTTATGCATTTCTCTCTTTCTTCTCTGTTTCAAGACTTAGAGATAGACTTGGTACGTGCGTTGGTCGATGGCGACAATTCGGAAGTTGCGCATACTCATTTTATTCCACTTGTAGAGAACTACACGTTGGGCGGTGCAAGTTTTGATAGCGTTGCACCGATGTTAGATAGCTACTGGAAGTCTTGTCCCGTATTGATTAATTCCGCCAGTGACCTAGTTATTCGAAAGTTGATACAGCAATATAGCTGGGAGCAGTGTGCAAGAGAGTTTTCGTTGGCGGGTAGAAAGCAAGTTGAACAGCAGCTCCGTTCAGATTTAAGTGTTCTGCTCTCACCAATTATCGCGTACTCTAATTTACACTGTAAAACACAAACCAGTACTCCTCGCTAA
- a CDS encoding DUF342 domain-containing protein: MWETLLELSEDKRRVIAKLDPQTEIESNLDTQGLGVALSSIGAEDYFVSSDEAERFLKLAKARKSEAYHGIQIAEVKDVELEIVISENDMLATMVITGAYKGNPLVGHQIVSALADSHVVKGINKLALKKVLVMSHTLKPGETFSQPVARGKHPINGKDTLLKPLVKDPTKQILAPKEKKTSGKIDMLNLGEMISVAVDEPLMERIPATAGEPGSTVLGRVIPAKAGRDCILKEGKGSKISQDNPNLLIATASGMPVIHDRSVDVTEAICLPNVGVATGHVKFKGDVVVLGNIESDMIVRATGNISVGGFIESANVQAKGDINVAKGIIGHNVSEGEPKSCIVKSGGSIHAKYAQFCELQAAENIQLQVHCMNSEVRCGKDLVVSNSTGKKGTLSGGHAKVGGSVTCVELGVEGDTATHVEAFAHFHKHRERQVKLKENYTLAQEETMSLVRQELELKKVPKSEREPEQEEKLESQKLEASTQLEAAKLARDVNQADLNDALAEAKIEATSKVFTHVTVQFGDEKITTKRVHGASIFSFNQYEIECRSMLEDEAFDAEDV, from the coding sequence ATGTGGGAAACGTTGCTGGAATTATCCGAGGATAAACGCAGAGTGATTGCGAAGTTAGATCCTCAAACAGAAATAGAAAGTAACCTAGACACACAAGGACTCGGTGTTGCGTTGAGCAGTATAGGCGCAGAAGACTATTTCGTATCGTCAGATGAGGCAGAGAGATTTTTGAAACTGGCAAAGGCTCGTAAAAGCGAAGCCTACCATGGAATCCAAATCGCCGAAGTGAAAGACGTAGAACTTGAAATCGTTATTTCTGAAAACGACATGCTAGCCACCATGGTTATCACTGGCGCTTATAAAGGCAACCCGCTTGTTGGTCACCAGATTGTTAGTGCACTTGCCGATTCTCATGTTGTGAAGGGAATTAACAAACTAGCACTAAAAAAAGTCCTAGTTATGAGCCATACCCTAAAACCTGGCGAAACATTCTCGCAGCCGGTGGCTCGAGGCAAACATCCTATCAATGGAAAGGATACTCTGTTGAAACCCTTGGTAAAGGATCCGACCAAACAGATTCTTGCCCCGAAAGAGAAAAAAACGAGTGGCAAGATAGACATGCTCAACTTGGGCGAAATGATCAGTGTTGCGGTAGACGAACCATTAATGGAAAGAATTCCCGCAACAGCTGGGGAACCCGGCTCAACCGTTTTAGGACGTGTTATTCCAGCCAAGGCAGGCAGAGATTGTATTCTCAAGGAAGGAAAAGGCTCGAAAATATCTCAAGACAATCCGAACTTACTGATTGCGACGGCGTCGGGTATGCCTGTTATTCATGATCGTAGCGTTGATGTCACTGAGGCGATCTGTTTACCCAATGTAGGTGTTGCAACGGGGCACGTTAAGTTTAAAGGTGATGTGGTTGTTCTGGGGAATATCGAATCCGATATGATTGTTCGAGCAACCGGAAACATATCGGTAGGTGGGTTTATTGAATCCGCGAATGTGCAAGCAAAAGGCGATATTAACGTTGCAAAAGGAATCATTGGCCACAATGTGTCTGAAGGAGAGCCGAAAAGCTGCATTGTAAAATCCGGTGGTTCAATCCATGCCAAGTATGCTCAGTTTTGCGAACTGCAAGCGGCGGAAAATATTCAGCTTCAAGTTCACTGTATGAACAGCGAAGTGCGTTGTGGAAAAGATCTTGTTGTTTCTAACTCCACTGGGAAGAAAGGAACACTAAGTGGCGGGCACGCAAAAGTGGGTGGGTCAGTGACCTGTGTCGAATTGGGCGTTGAAGGTGATACAGCAACTCACGTTGAGGCGTTCGCTCATTTTCACAAGCATCGTGAACGTCAGGTTAAATTAAAGGAAAACTATACTCTTGCGCAGGAAGAGACGATGTCGCTCGTACGTCAGGAATTAGAGCTGAAGAAAGTGCCTAAATCTGAACGTGAGCCTGAGCAAGAAGAAAAGTTAGAATCGCAAAAGTTAGAAGCAAGTACCCAGCTTGAAGCGGCGAAACTGGCGAGAGATGTGAATCAGGCGGATCTTAACGATGCGCTTGCTGAGGCAAAAATTGAAGCCACCAGCAAAGTCTTTACTCATGTAACGGTGCAATTTGGTGATGAGAAAATAACAACCAAGCGTGTTCATGGAGCCAGCATTTTTTCATTCAATCAGTACGAGATTGAGTGCCGTTCAATGCTTGAAGATGAAGCTTTTGACGCTGAAGATGTTTAA
- a CDS encoding ParA family protein: MKREQTIESLIQLAEQTAQVQADRIEIVLEERSDDHFPPMSKALMETRSGLTRRKLDDAISKLEESGHQFTKNNANHYSISLQEAHMLMDAAGVPKFHERKKHGDNKPWIINVQNQKGGTGKSMTAVHLAACLALNLDKRYRICLVDLDPQGSLRLFLNPQISTTDHENIYSAVDVMLDNVPEGTEVDAEFLRKNVLLPTQYPNLKTVSAFPEDAMFNAEAWQNLSQNQSLDIVKLLKEKLIDKIADDFDVIMIDTGPHVDPLVWNAMYASNALLIPCAAKRLDWASTVNFFQHLPTVYEMFPDDWQGLEFVRLMPTMFEDDNKKQVAVLTEMNYLLGDQVMMATIPRSRAFETCADTYSTVFDLTTSDFEGGKKTLATAQDAVQKSALELERVLHSHWTSLNQG, encoded by the coding sequence ATGAAAAGAGAACAAACCATTGAGAGTCTCATTCAGTTAGCTGAGCAAACAGCACAGGTGCAAGCTGATCGTATTGAGATTGTTTTGGAAGAACGAAGCGATGATCACTTTCCGCCAATGTCAAAGGCATTGATGGAAACTCGCTCAGGTTTAACCCGACGTAAACTGGATGACGCTATCAGCAAGTTAGAAGAGTCAGGTCACCAGTTTACAAAAAATAATGCCAATCACTATTCAATTTCGCTTCAAGAAGCGCATATGTTGATGGACGCGGCTGGCGTGCCAAAATTCCATGAGCGTAAGAAACATGGTGACAATAAACCATGGATTATCAACGTACAGAACCAAAAGGGTGGTACAGGTAAATCCATGACAGCCGTGCATTTAGCGGCTTGCTTAGCGTTAAATTTAGATAAACGTTACCGTATTTGTTTGGTTGACCTTGATCCACAAGGTTCACTTCGTTTGTTCCTGAACCCGCAAATTAGTACAACGGATCATGAAAATATCTATTCTGCTGTCGATGTTATGCTGGACAACGTGCCAGAGGGGACAGAAGTAGACGCGGAGTTCCTGCGTAAGAATGTCCTTCTACCTACGCAATATCCAAACTTGAAGACAGTGTCTGCGTTCCCTGAAGATGCGATGTTTAATGCAGAAGCGTGGCAGAATTTGTCTCAAAACCAGTCTCTAGACATTGTTAAGCTACTTAAAGAAAAACTGATCGACAAAATAGCGGATGATTTTGACGTTATTATGATCGATACAGGTCCACACGTAGACCCGCTAGTTTGGAACGCAATGTACGCATCGAATGCGTTACTTATTCCGTGTGCTGCTAAGCGTTTGGACTGGGCTTCTACGGTTAACTTTTTCCAACACTTGCCGACGGTATATGAAATGTTCCCAGATGATTGGCAAGGGCTAGAGTTTGTTCGCCTGATGCCTACCATGTTTGAGGATGACAACAAAAAGCAAGTCGCAGTCCTGACTGAGATGAACTATTTGCTAGGTGATCAAGTTATGATGGCGACAATTCCTCGCAGTCGAGCATTCGAAACGTGTGCGGATACGTACAGTACCGTATTTGACTTAACAACAAGTGATTTTGAAGGTGGTAAGAAAACGCTCGCGACCGCGCAAGATGCGGTGCAGAAAAGTGCATTAGAGCTAGAGCGTGTACTTCATAGTCATTGGACATCACTAAATCAGGGGTAA
- a CDS encoding OmpA family protein, translating to MQNYKKIAIAVSFSLAATSCSTTGDYGGISTGTMIGCAGGLIVGGLAGKVIGGNEGAWIGAGVGALVGCSLGYYWAQREAKLAEAAQKQGVDVEFERIGAAEGDGVESMVAVQSKAIIAAENSGQKEKIEHVVGKSEIVGLSATVKGDIFRTGQTSISSQKHKRFFSNYAETVKTSDSAVLIVGHTDNTGSAKVNADVSLKRARSVAEELIRNGIPQENIYIYGAGESQPIASNTTTAGRADNRRIEVVTLSNKPEYVTNYVKYKASEPSYAKIRTTDNIAKKSSTVREQVASGQGKSSVSAKAVSDVIAKDNVRSVNSRQFIDFGGAIYQGNEDNLFAYIGAKETNSFSIIGQAVAGALEETSCVYDEPSVTTSLYKVSEKTLSTTDYLPGMNRTAWWGKVNEHGIGMAPLAVDRSTLDITENPTISVYKNYSSNRQAKPMKTAKMVDVNIYNGSEGVIYRAFIKDKNYPIKCIDIAVDKKHKNGTFNAFAGKIYYQGPKGLMMADYKPGKA from the coding sequence ATGCAGAACTATAAAAAAATCGCTATTGCAGTTAGCTTTTCTCTCGCTGCAACAAGTTGTTCAACGACAGGTGATTATGGTGGTATTAGTACCGGAACAATGATCGGTTGTGCCGGTGGCCTGATTGTCGGTGGCTTGGCAGGTAAAGTGATTGGTGGAAATGAGGGAGCATGGATAGGAGCGGGTGTTGGTGCATTGGTTGGATGTTCCCTAGGTTACTACTGGGCACAGCGAGAAGCAAAACTCGCTGAAGCTGCTCAAAAGCAGGGTGTAGATGTTGAGTTTGAGCGTATTGGTGCGGCCGAAGGCGATGGTGTCGAGAGCATGGTGGCGGTCCAGTCAAAAGCCATTATTGCGGCAGAGAATTCGGGTCAAAAAGAAAAAATCGAACATGTAGTTGGAAAGTCAGAAATAGTCGGCTTATCCGCGACGGTTAAAGGCGATATTTTTCGCACAGGTCAAACGTCTATTTCAAGCCAAAAACATAAACGCTTTTTTAGCAACTACGCCGAAACGGTTAAGACAAGTGACAGCGCGGTATTGATTGTCGGTCACACCGATAATACGGGGTCTGCTAAGGTTAATGCTGATGTCTCACTTAAACGTGCAAGGAGTGTCGCGGAAGAGTTAATTCGAAATGGCATCCCTCAAGAGAACATCTATATCTATGGTGCTGGCGAATCACAGCCGATTGCGTCGAATACAACCACTGCGGGGCGTGCTGATAACCGACGTATTGAGGTTGTCACGCTATCGAACAAACCAGAGTACGTGACCAATTATGTGAAGTACAAGGCATCTGAACCTAGCTACGCAAAAATCCGCACAACAGACAATATTGCGAAAAAAAGCAGCACGGTTAGAGAACAGGTCGCAAGCGGTCAAGGTAAGTCTTCTGTTAGCGCAAAAGCTGTGAGCGACGTGATTGCCAAAGATAACGTAAGAAGCGTAAACAGCAGACAGTTTATCGATTTCGGTGGTGCAATATACCAAGGCAATGAGGACAACTTATTTGCTTATATTGGTGCGAAAGAAACCAATAGCTTTTCCATTATTGGTCAGGCAGTAGCGGGCGCATTGGAAGAAACATCGTGTGTTTATGATGAACCAAGCGTCACCACATCTCTTTATAAAGTCAGCGAGAAAACGCTAAGCACGACCGATTATTTACCAGGCATGAACCGAACGGCTTGGTGGGGTAAGGTTAATGAACATGGTATCGGCATGGCGCCTTTAGCCGTTGATCGAAGTACTTTAGATATTACTGAAAACCCAACCATATCCGTTTATAAAAATTATTCCTCAAATAGACAAGCAAAACCAATGAAGACCGCGAAAATGGTAGATGTAAATATCTACAATGGATCTGAAGGGGTTATTTATCGTGCGTTTATTAAGGATAAAAACTACCCAATTAAATGTATTGATATTGCGGTAGATAAAAAACATAAAAATGGAACGTTCAACGCGTTCGCAGGAAAAATCTATTATCAAGGCCCTAAGGGTTTGATGATGGCTGATTACAAACCAGGAAAAGCATAA
- a CDS encoding YdcH family protein, with amino-acid sequence MLGEDHSLLSEFPEHQDTIKSLSRSDAAFMSDMKQYDLLDQEIRKLELRDSPVSDAAMLQMKHDRAAMKDGLHGRILHAAK; translated from the coding sequence ATGTTAGGTGAAGATCATTCTCTGTTAAGTGAATTTCCTGAACATCAAGATACGATCAAATCGCTTTCTAGGTCTGATGCCGCGTTTATGAGCGACATGAAACAGTATGATTTACTGGATCAAGAAATACGCAAACTCGAACTGAGGGATTCCCCGGTGAGTGACGCAGCGATGCTGCAAATGAAGCATGATCGTGCTGCGATGAAAGATGGGCTTCACGGGAGGATTCTCCACGCTGCCAAGTAG